The archaeon genome includes the window CGGTGGGCGAGACCATAGCGGTGAGCATGGTGATAGGCAACGCGGTCGGCCCCCTTGCCCTGCCTACTTCACTGCTCAAGCAGAGCCAGACGATGTCGTCATACATAGTCAACATCTTCTTCGACGCGACCCCGGGGACCTACGAGTTCTCTGCGATTCTCGGCGTTGGCCTCTTCCTTCTTGTCTTGGCCCTCGTGATTAACGTGCTAGCGCGACTCATGGTCACAAGGCTGCTGAAAGTGAAGGGGGGCGCGGTGGAATAGCATGGACCACTATGCCGCGCGCAGGCTGAAGGACAGGGTCTTCACGATACTTGGTGGCCTCTGCGTGGTCCTCGCTGTCATACCCCTCGGGAGCATCTTGTTGGGTGTCATCGCGAAGGGCCTCCCTGCGATGAGCTGGGCCTTTCTCACCACGGACTCTCTTCCGAGCACGACTAGCCCCGGGGGAATAGGGCCGGCGATACAGGGGACGCTGATGCTCGTAGGCCTCACCAGCCTGATCGGAATTCCGATCGGCATCATGTCCGGGATCTTTCTTGCAGAGTATGGGACCAATCGCTACGCGTCAGTCCTGAGGCTTCTCAACGACGTCCTAACCGAATTCCCGTCGATAGTTGCAGGGATCACGATTTATCTTACCTTCGTCCTGATATTCGGCTACTCGACCATCGCCGGAGCACTCGCCCTGTGCTTCATCCTGATTCCCATCGTTTCGAGGACCACGGAGGAGTCGGTCAAGCTCGTGCCCAACTCCCTAAGGGAGGCCTCTCTGGCTCTGGGGATAAGGAAGTGGAGGGGGACGGTCAGCGTGGTCCTCCGTGCCGCACGGTCGGGGCTCATCACCGGGTCCCTTCTGGCCGTCGCAAGAGTAGCCGGAGAGACGGCACCGCTGATTTTCACTGCGTTCGGAAACAGCTACTTTGCCACAGGTCTGAACGGGCCTGTGGGCTCGCTTACCATGTACATCTTCTCGGACTGGAAGCAGCCCTACCAGGGTTACCAGCTTCAGGCGTGGGGCGCCGCCCTTGTCCTGATCCTGATGGTACTGCTGATCAACATAGCCGTCAGGCTCGCGACCAGAGGAAGAGGAGCCAGAAGGTGACCCTAGTCTTGCAGGAGACCCTTGAGATGAAGACAAAAGAACTACGGCCGCCAGACCCGTTTCCGATGGGCGCTCCCGGCTCCAGCGAGAAGATGAGGAGCGAGGGGCTCAGCGCATGGTATGGGGGAAAGCAGGCCCTCGACGGCGTCAGCCTTGGGATAGCGTCTCACGCGATTACGGCTATCATAGGGCCTTCGGGGTGCGGAAAGTCTACCTACGTCAGATGCCTGAACAGGATGCACGAGCTGGTCCCCGGAGCCAAGACCGAAGGGCACGTCTTCCTCGATCGGAACGACATCTATGGGCCAAAGGTGGACCCGGTCCTCATTAGACGAAGGATAGGAATGGTCTTCCAGAAGCCCAATCCATTTCCCACGATGTCAATCTATGACAACGTCGCAGCAGGGCTGAAGCTCACGGGAGCGAGAAAGGGAAAGGACCTGGACGAGGTAGTACGAAGGAGCCTTGAGCTTGCCGGTCTGTGGGACGAAGTCAGAGACGACCTGGACAAGCCGGGGACGAGCATCTCCGGGGGGCAACAGCAGCGACTCTGCATCGCGAGGGCAATCGCCCTCGAGCCCGAAGTGATATTGATGGACGAGCCTTGCTCGGCCCTGGACCCTGTGGCTACCGCTAAGATCGAGGGCTTGATGACCTCCCTGAAGAGCAGGTACACCGTGGTCGTCGTGACCCACAACATGCAGCAAGCCTCCAGGGTCGCGGACTATACCGCCTTCCTCTACCTGGGGAAGCTGATCGAATATGATGACACCCCCAAGATTTTCGAGAACCCGAAGGAGGAGCTTACTGAGAGGTACATCACCGGGAAGTTCGGATAGTGGTATGGATTGACTAGGCTCATGGACATGGGGCTCGAGCGGCTCAACGGGCTCCTCCTGGAAATGGCCGCCCTCTCTGAGAACGCCGTAGCCTCGTCCATAGAGGCGTACGCCAGCGGCGGAAAGGCCGGACAGGTGCGTGAACAGGCTCAGAAGCTGCAAGGCCTCCACCGCCAGGTCAGCGACCTCACCATGGAACTGATCGCAAGGTTCCAGCCGGTCGCCTCGGACCTCAGGTTCATCAAGGCCTGCTTCGAGATTTCATACGGCTTCCACAGATTCGGCCGATATGCCCTGGACATAGTGGAGGTGCTCGAGATGTTCGGGGACCTTCGAAAGTGCGACCACGAGGCCGTGGTTAAGGCAGCCGCCACGACGAAGGAGATGATCAGGATGAGCGTGGACGCCTTCGCGAAGAGGGACGTCGGGCTGGCGAGGCGCATTCCAAAGCTGGACGACCTGGTCGACGAGAGCTACAGGCAGCACTTGAGGGGAGTCATGGACCAGAAGAAGGACGTCAGGTGCGCACTTTCAGCCAGCCTCATCCTCAGGTACCTGGAGAGGATCTCGGACCACGCGACCTACATCGGCGAGTCCGTCGACTACATCGTGACAGGTATCGAGCCCTCGGCTTGACACCCGGTCGACAGGACAGGTCGACCAAATCCGTAACTATCACCGGTTCTGGAATCCCGCGTGCCTAACTGCCCGAAGTGCGGGAAGCTGATCAGCGGGAAGAAGTACAAGAGGCACCTTGCACGATGCGGACAGAAGCACAAGATGCCCCCGAAGCCCCTGGACCACCCAGAGAATTTTTACATGAAGATTTAGGATTCTTGGGACATTCCATCCTGTTCTGGTAACTATTCTAATTAACGGCCCCCAATACTTTGTAGCCGTTGGCAAAGCCCGCCCGGCCCGGCGTCGCTGGTGCGACCGTCGTCCTCCTGATAGCTGTAGCAGTCCTGGCGACGTCGACCGGGTTCATGTCTTACCTCTACTTGCAAAAGACCACGGAGAGGACCGGTCCGATTCAGATTGGAGATGGTTCGGTGACCTTTCCTCCCTCGTCAGGGCCATATTCTTCTCAGTCTGGGAACTTCGATCCAACTTACACAATCTCTGTCTCTGGCTCCGCCCAAATCCAATACACTCCCAACGAAGCGCTAGTTGGCATCTCCGTGGTCGCGAAGAACGCAACCGCCCTGGGTGCCACCAAGGAGGATGCGATTCTCACCGCCAAGGTGATCAAGGCGCTAAATTCGATAGGCATAGCCAACACGAGCATGCACACTCAGGGGTTCTCTCTTTATCCGAACTACTACGAATGCTACTGCTACAATCCGAATCCGCCGGCCATCGTGAGCTACACAGTTTCAAACAGCCTTACTATCAACATCACCAACAGTGACCCGGCAGCTCTTGGGCTAAAGGCTGGCCAGGTGATAGACACGGCTACAGGGGCCGGCGCGAACCAGGTCAATCTGGACTTCTCCGGGACTAGGTCGATGGTGCAAAAGCTTCAGAACCAGGTCCTTAGCTGGGCTGTCGATTCGGCTCATCAACAGGCCACTTTGATAGCAACCGAGGCTGGAGTCAATATCACCGGAGTCGTCAGCGCGAGTAGCGGGTACTCCTCCTACTGCTGTTATTCAGACTACGCACCCAGAGGGATACAGGATGCAAGCGCATACCTCACTCCGATCATCCCGGGAACTCAGACGCTCTACTCTTCAGTCCAAGTCGTCTACTCAATCGACTGACTTGGTCAGTTCTGGTAAACTAAATAGCCGACATCGGGCGGGGTCTTTCGACGCCCTGGTAGTATAGAGGTCAGTATGCTGCCCTGTCAACGAGCGCGTCTTGGCAGAGCGGCGGCGACCCGGGTTCGAAATCCCAAGGACGAAAATCCCGGCCAGGGCGCTTTCTTAATTCGGTCATCGGGCCGGAGTTCTGTCCCACGGGAACGGGAGAAGTTGAGAAAGCCTGACCTTCTTGGCCTCCCTCGTGCTACTCCCGACCTGAAGAATCACGTACGGATTCCCAAAACCTCTGACAAGGTCTCGACACTTTCCGCACGGTGGCAAGACTCTGTAGCCGCCTCTTCCTTTCTCAGCTACCGCCACGATGGTCCGGATTCGCTTCTCGCCACTTGAAAGCATCGTCCCGACTGCGGAGTACTCTGCGCAGGAGCCGAGCGTCGCCGTCTTCAGATCGATGCAAAGCCCGAAGAACTCCGTCCCCTTACTGGTCTGAATCCCGGCCGCGACATTGGAAATCTCCGAGCCGTACTTCTTCAAGTGAAGCCTTGTCTTCTCGACCAGCGACTCTTCTTGGTCGTCAAGCCCTAGCAGTTGCATCGGAGCACCGAACGAGCCCGAGAAGATAAGGCTGTTCCGTTCATGATTCCCAAAGCCTTCCCCGGCCGAAGTAGCTGACTGAACTCTAATTGTCTATGTAGGCGACCACGTTCGGCCTTCTCAGGTAAAGCCATAGCATCGCCAGGGATCCGCCACCCACGGCGAGATTAACAAGGACCAGCGGGGTCCTCAAACCAACGATTACTGGAACTGAGTAGTAAGCTAGAAACAAAGAGGTGTAGGCGAGCATGACCAAGACCGAGATTAGAAGGCCTGCATAATGGGCCCACACCCTTCCCTTCATGATCGCAAACGCCGTTACTATCTGAAATACCGAGAGAACTTGGATCAATAGCCTGAGCGCGACGTCGTCGGTCACTACATGAAACCAAGGGCATGCGACGCACCCAACGTAGAGATTCTTGCTATCGCTCGGCCCGTAGAGATACAGGGTGACCCACAGTCCATAGGCCGCCGCGGCAGTCCACAGCAACATCACAGGGATAATCCAGGTAGGCCTCTTCATGGGAGTGAACGTAGTTCGGCTGACCGGAGGCTGCCCGGATTCGCCCCCCTGTCCGCTTCCAGTGCCACTCTCTAAGCTCAACTTCTATGACCACCCCGTACCTAGAGCGATTTTAACATCTTGGAGCCGGCTGGAATGTTGACAACCCCCGAAACTGCCCCAATCCTGAAGACATCCTGAAATAGCGTTAAATCGAATTTGTCTCAAAATCCGCTGCATGCGACCCAGGGGCGCCTACCTCTTGGCAGCCCTGCTCGTCTCCCTCTCGCTCCTGGCCGTCCTCGCCTCATCCCCGCGAGTCATCGCGACCGTATCTCCAGTCTCCGTGAGCATCCAGGACTTCTCGTTCAATCCAGGCACGATTCACGTGGTTATTGGAGTAAACAACACCATCGTCTGGACTAACAATGGGGCGGAGCCCCATACTGTGACAGCGAACGGCGGCGCCTTCTCGGGAAGCAGCACGCTGTCGCCTGGGGAGAACTTCACACACACCTTCTCGACACCGGGCACCTTCGGATATCACTGCGCGATACACACCTTCATGACCGGTACTGTCGTCGTCATCGGCACGGGGACCACGTCGACCTCCAGCTCTGTGACCACCACGACATCAACAACGACGACCACCACGACTGTGATCCTCCCAAGCCACTCTGGTGCCGGAAGGGTCGATGAGCCCCCCGAACTCATGTAGCCGGCCAGCCAAGCCAATGTCAGGTCTTCTCCCTTTAAATACGGGGCTCCAGGCGTAAAGTCGTCAATCTCTGCGTCTCATGGCGCCACTCAGCAAGGCCGCCAGCGGACAACGAATTGTTGAGTAGTGAAAAAATTGGACAGCTTCATGGAGTTGCACCTGAGCCCGGCCGTTCGAAAGGGCGTGGACGAGGCAGGGTACCGCAGGCCCTTCCCAATCCAGGCCCAAGCGATAGGCCCCCTCCTGGAGGGAAGGAATCTGATCGGACAGGCGAAGGCAGGCTCGGGCAAGACACTCGCATTCGGGATACCCCTGCTTCATTCCATAGACACGTCCTTGCCGGTCATCCAGGCTCTCGTGCTCGCGCCCACGAGGGAGCTAGCCGTCCAGATCACCAAGGAACTGATCAAGATCGGGTCCTTCACGGGCGTGAGGATTGTCACAATCTACGGAGGCCAGTCCATGAACCTCCAACTCGACGCTCTTCGCCGAGGACCACACGTCGTCGTGGGGACTCCCGGGAGGACGATCGACCATATCAAGCGCGGGACGCTGAGGCTCGGGTCCGTGAGGTTCGCTGTCCTCGACGAGGCCGACACGATGCTGGACATGGGATTCATCGACGACGTAGACTTCATCCTGGGCAAGACCCCCAACTCGAGGCAGCTGAGCCTCTTCTCGGCGACGATGCCGAGCTCCATCATGAGGCTGGCGGAGAAGTACATGCCCCAGTCGACGCACATCATGGTCGACCAGAACGAGCCCTCTCCTGAGGCCCTCGAGCAGTTCTACGCAAGGGTCGACGCTGACAAGCGCCTGGAGCTCCTACTCGACATCCTCTCCAAAGAGAGGCGCGGCTCCGCAGTGATCTTCTGCAGGACCAAGTGGGGCACGGCCAGGCTGGCCCGCGAACTGGAGAGGAGATTCATGAGCGTAGTGTCGCTCCACGGCGACCTCTCCCAGAACCAGAGGGACCACTCGATGAGCCTCTTCAGGTCGGGGAAGGCGGACATCATGGTGGCCACCGACGTCGCCAGCAGAGGCATCGACGTCAGGCAGATCGGGTGCGTGGTGAACTACGACGTCCCCGAAGACCCGGTCGTATACTTCCACAGAGTTGGAAGGACAGCGAGAGCAGGCGACCCTGGAAGGTCGTACACCTTCGTCACTCCCTTCGAGGAGGGGGACTTTGCGCGGATCCTAGGCCAGGCAAAAGCGGAGATCAGGCCCCTGAGACCTGGCGACGAAAAGCGCAGGCACGTCGACAAGGGGCAAATGAGGCACGCCGGAGGCAGGCAGGGCGGGCGGTGGGCCAGGAAGGGAGACCGCGGTGCCCGACAGAAGTGGCGGAGATACAGATAAAATGCGCCCGAATTCCGCAAGGATGCGAATGAAGGTAGAGCCGGTGAGCCTAGTTGGGTAAGCGCAAGGTTCTCAGCGAATCCAACCTCAAGGAACTGGTCATGCCCCAGCAGGGCGAGATCCTCGGCCGGGCGATCAAGATGACCGGGGGCGACCAGGTGATCGTAAAGTGCGTGGATGGCGAGACGAGGCAGTGCCGGATCAGGGGCAAGCTCAAGAGGCGAATGTGGATCAGGGAAGGCGACATCGTCCTTATCGCTCCCTGGGACTTTGACAACCGGAAGGCCGACATCCTCTGGCGCTACATCAAGGCACACGCAGAATGGCTCAACACCAACGGCTACCTGAAGAACGTCTAGCCTGACCCGGCGGTCAGATGTGCAGGGTCCCTGAGATTATCCTCGAAAGGAGGATCGCCACGACCGATAGCACGATCGCTGTGAACCGTCCGAGGACTCCAGTGTCGAAGGGCCACGTCGGGACGGCCGAGACCATATCCCTCCTGAGCTGAAGCATCTGCACTTCCTTGATGTCCCTGAGCAGTGAGTCTGCGTCTCCCGCCGGACCCGATACCCTCGCCAGGCCCTCAGCGATCCTCCGCCTCTCCTGTCTCTTCCCCGCGAGCATCATCTTGTGGACACTATTGAGCGGGAGGAAGAGCATGATGGCCCCGACCACTTCCAGTACCAGGACTGCGGCAATCGAGAACGGGTCGGCGATGATCACAACCACGGCCCCGACAAAGAGGATGACGGCCGTGTACGAAATGAAGAGAGTAAAGGAGATCGAGCCGATCGGCCTCACGCCGAGCATAGGGTCCACTTCGGCCGAAGTCAGCTTGAGGTCCTCCTTGCCGAGCCTATAGAGCCCCCAAAGGGTTCTGAAGTAGACCCAGACGAAGACCCCGAAGACGACGCTGACGACTGTGTTGCTGACCGCGACATAGATCTCCATGAGGGGCCCGGTCGCAAGGCCGAGGAGGCTGTAGACGTACTCGACTGAGGCCAATCCAAGGACTGCGGAGACGACGAGCATCGGCTTCAGGCTTGAAATCCCCCCGAAGACCTTGCGGAGCGTCCGAGGCCCATCGGGCGCAAGCGCGGTCAGCTCGGCCTCGTACTCCTCGACCTTGGTCCGGACGAACTTCGGCATGTACATGACCGTGAAAGTGCTCAAGGTGAAGATGGTCTGCGCTGCAACGCCAGACTCAACGGAAGTCGTGACCACGGAGAACGAAGAGTATCCAGTCAGGAAGGTCAGCTTGAACGCTGCATCCAAGCTCCCTGTATCTATGAAGATCGCCACAAACTGAGCCGGCGGCCCCAGCAAGACCGCAAAGACAGCACAGAGCACGATGTAGGGGATGTGGACGCTCTTGGCGACCCTCTCGAAGACGGTCAGCCCTACGGAGGTTGAGACTCCGGCAGACTCCAAACCAACTCATCGCCTCTCCCTTGGTTAATATCCGTTCAGTCAAATCACCAACTCGACAATCCTATCAAACCCTCTCCACGAGACGCCGTCGTGCGGTCGTCCAGATGGAAGGAGTACGACCTTCTCGTGGTCGGGGCGGGGGTGCTGGGGGTCTCCATCGCCTACTGGCTCTCAAGCGTCTATGACTGTTCGATTGCGGTCGCCGACTCTGCCGGCGGCGTGGCCGCCCATACTTCTTCGAGAAACACGGGTGTAGTGCACAGGCCCTTCTACCTCGACCCCGACCGGAAGAAGGTCTTTGCACGCTCCGCCGCCGTCTCCTACCCTCTGTGGAGGAAGTTCTCGAGGGAGTCGATGCTTCCGTGGGTGGAGACCGGAACCCTCGAGGCCGCTCCGACCGAGTCGGGCATCGCCGTCCTTCACAAGTACCTCGGCTGGGCAGAGAAGAATGGGATGGAAGAGGCCGAAACCGAGTTGCTCGACGGCAGGGAGGTGGCCTCGCTCGAGCCCGAAGTGCACTGCGCCGCAGCTCTGCACTCGAAGACCGACACTTCAGTCGACTTCGGACTGATGACCAGGAGACTCTTCGACCACTGCGACAGGGCTGGCGTGGACCTCCTCTCGACGAGTCGGGTGGAGAGAGTCTCCACAGGCCCAACTGGAAGATGTCTCGTCTCGTTCTCCCCCGCTGCAGACTCGAGCGGCGTCTCCTGCCGCTTCCTGGTCAACGCCGGAGGTGCGGGTGCTCTCACCCTTGCTCACAAGGAGGGCCTGGCACGGGACCTGTCGGCCCTGTACTTCCGCGGGGACTACTGGAGGGTCGCGGGAGGCTTCGCCAAGAAGGTCGGGAGGAACGTCTACACCCCTCCCCGGCACCCGGCGTTTCCATTCCTCGACCCTCACTTGGTCGTCCGTGCGGACGGGACTCGCCAGGTCGGCCCGAACGCGGTCCTGGTCGGCGGCCCCTACGCCTACCAGGGTTTCGGTTTCAGGCATGCACCTTCTAGCTTGGAGAGGCCTCTGGGCCCCAAGCTGAGGTTGGCCATGAACACAGAGTTCCTCTCCCTCTTGGCTGGCGAGTGGCGGAGCTCCTTGTCCAAGGATGCCATGGCCCGAAGAGTGAGGAAGTTCATCCCCCGGTTAGACACTTCTCTCCTGGAGGAGCGCGGGCTCGCAGGGGTCAGGGGGTCGGTCGTGAGCTCGAGGGGGTTCGAGCCAGAAGCAATACTCGTCTTCGGGGAAGAGTCTTGTCACGTCCTGAACTACAATTCACCTGGCGCGACCGGAGCCCCAGCGTTCTCGGCAAAGGTCGTAAAGGACCTCCAGTCCGAAGGCCGCCTCGACGGACTCAGGAAGAGGCCGAGGCTCACAGAGTCGCCCTGGTCCTTCGACGAGGTCGCCTCCTCCATCTAAGCCGCCCAACTCCCTCGCTTCCCAAGGATAAATACGCCCACACGGGAGCGTTCACAATTGTCCGCTGAAGAGACCCACACTTCACGCTGGTGGACGGTGCCCGAGGTCCTGGTACCCTTCGTGGGCCTTGTCTACTCAGGCCTCTATCTGATCTCCGTGGTCGTTCCGATCCTCATGGCCGGCGGGGCGAGCAGTCCCTTCGTCTTCATCCTTGTGCCGTTCATCATACTCTTCTTGGCTCTTGGTTTCGGCGTATGGAAGAGGAATAGGTTCGCATATGTCGGCTCCATAGTCCTGAGCGTCGTGTTCCTGTTCCTTGAAGGCTCCTTCGCGTCCGACGCGCTCGCAAGCCCCTCCGACTACGTCACCTTCTTCGGAGTAGTGACAGTGATCCTCTCCCTCGTTGCCGTGCTTGTCTACTCGATCGCGGGTGTCAGGATGTTCTGGAAGAAGCCCTCTGCCATCCCGCAGCGGAAGATGATGGCCTCCTCTGGCTCCCTAGCTCTCGTGATCGTCGGTTTCATAGTCGGGGCGCTCGTAATCGGCGCCCTCGCCGGCGCGACAGAGTCACGGCTCCTCGGCGGGGCCACGGGCGACATTGCAATTGTCTCAGGGGCATCCAACACGAACAACGCAGAGTTCTATCATCCGGGGACGTACAGTGTGGCGGCCGGGACAACCGTCAGCTGGGTCAACAGAGACGGGACCACCCATACAGTGACCAGCAACGTAACAGGTTCGTTCGACTCGGGCGTAATGCAGCCAGGGGGCACATACTCGCTGAAGTTCAACACACCTGGGACGTACTCCTACTACTGCACCATCCATCCGTGGATGAAAGCCAAAGTCGTAGTCACGCCCTAGGCTACCTGAACTTCTTCCTGTACGCAGAATAGATCGCAAGGTCGTATCCTATCTTAGTCAGGCCTCCTGCGTAGAGGAGCCCTGAGTACGCCCCCAAGGCTATCAGCCCCGTGGCAACCGGGCCACCTCCAAAGGTCCCTAGGCTCCTGACTACGTTTGTAGCTGCATAGGCCTGGACCCGGTCGTCCTTTTCGAACATCTCCGCCATGAGGGCCTGCCTCGTCGGGACGTCCATTTGGGAGAGGCTTTGCCTTAGGAAGAGGACGGCCACGGACCCGACGAGGGAGCCGGCCAGCGGCGTCAGTAATAGGAGTACGCCGGAGGGGATGTGGGTGAAGACCATCGTCCTCAAGTTGCCAATCCTCTCAGCGATGAGCGCCGCGCCATAGGTCGAGGCGGCCGAGATGAGGCTGGATACGAAGAAGATCGCGGCCAGTCCCGTCAGAGGGACTCCGTACACAACGAAGAACCAGTACGAGAGGAGGTACTGAGATACGAAGGCGCCCCCGAACGCGTCCACCGAGAAGAAGGCCGAGAGCCTGACGATCTGTCCTTTAGCTTCCTTGCTGAGCTCTCTTGCGGCAGGTTCCTCTTTGGGCCAGGCCAGGGTCGCATAGATGACGAGCAGGAGGGCACCCGCCCCGGCGAATGCCAGGAAGAGGGCCCTGAAGGCCCAAAGGCTCCCGCCGAGGAGCCCGGGCACTGACAGGGAAGACGTCCCGAACGCGGCCGCCAGATACCCCACGAAGTTGTACCTCCCGAAGGCCCTCACTATCTTTCCCTCGGGGACCAGCTCTGGCAGTATTCCCGCTTCGGCAGATTGGAACGGTCCCGCCTCGGTGCCAGTCGTACTGACGTTGCCCATGAAACAGGCCAGAAGAATCGCCCACGGAGAGGCGGTCCAGGCAAGGATCACCCCGGCGATGACCATCAAACCGCTGAACCCCTGAAGGATCTTCTTGGTCGGCGCCTTTCCCCTCAGGAAGTTCAGGACTATGTTCGAAGCCGCGTTCCCGGCCAGAATCGCCGCCAGTGCCACCCCGACGAAAAGGCCCCCAGATCCTATCGCCTGCAGAT containing:
- a CDS encoding DEAD/DEAH box helicase codes for the protein MDSFMELHLSPAVRKGVDEAGYRRPFPIQAQAIGPLLEGRNLIGQAKAGSGKTLAFGIPLLHSIDTSLPVIQALVLAPTRELAVQITKELIKIGSFTGVRIVTIYGGQSMNLQLDALRRGPHVVVGTPGRTIDHIKRGTLRLGSVRFAVLDEADTMLDMGFIDDVDFILGKTPNSRQLSLFSATMPSSIMRLAEKYMPQSTHIMVDQNEPSPEALEQFYARVDADKRLELLLDILSKERRGSAVIFCRTKWGTARLARELERRFMSVVSLHGDLSQNQRDHSMSLFRSGKADIMVATDVASRGIDVRQIGCVVNYDVPEDPVVYFHRVGRTARAGDPGRSYTFVTPFEEGDFARILGQAKAEIRPLRPGDEKRRHVDKGQMRHAGGRQGGRWARKGDRGARQKWRRYR
- a CDS encoding cupredoxin domain-containing protein, with the translated sequence MRPRGAYLLAALLVSLSLLAVLASSPRVIATVSPVSVSIQDFSFNPGTIHVVIGVNNTIVWTNNGAEPHTVTANGGAFSGSSTLSPGENFTHTFSTPGTFGYHCAIHTFMTGTVVVIGTGTTSTSSSVTTTTSTTTTTTTVILPSHSGAGRVDEPPELM
- the pstA gene encoding phosphate ABC transporter permease PstA, with the protein product MDHYAARRLKDRVFTILGGLCVVLAVIPLGSILLGVIAKGLPAMSWAFLTTDSLPSTTSPGGIGPAIQGTLMLVGLTSLIGIPIGIMSGIFLAEYGTNRYASVLRLLNDVLTEFPSIVAGITIYLTFVLIFGYSTIAGALALCFILIPIVSRTTEESVKLVPNSLREASLALGIRKWRGTVSVVLRAARSGLITGSLLAVARVAGETAPLIFTAFGNSYFATGLNGPVGSLTMYIFSDWKQPYQGYQLQAWGAALVLILMVLLINIAVRLATRGRGARR
- a CDS encoding SIMPL domain-containing protein (The SIMPL domain is named for its presence in mouse protein SIMPL (signalling molecule that associates with mouse pelle-like kinase). Bacterial member BP26, from Brucella, was shown to assemble into a channel-like structure, while YggE from E. coli has been associated with resistance to oxidative stress.), with amino-acid sequence MAKPARPGVAGATVVLLIAVAVLATSTGFMSYLYLQKTTERTGPIQIGDGSVTFPPSSGPYSSQSGNFDPTYTISVSGSAQIQYTPNEALVGISVVAKNATALGATKEDAILTAKVIKALNSIGIANTSMHTQGFSLYPNYYECYCYNPNPPAIVSYTVSNSLTINITNSDPAALGLKAGQVIDTATGAGANQVNLDFSGTRSMVQKLQNQVLSWAVDSAHQQATLIATEAGVNITGVVSASSGYSSYCCYSDYAPRGIQDASAYLTPIIPGTQTLYSSVQVVYSID
- the pstB gene encoding phosphate ABC transporter ATP-binding protein codes for the protein MGAPGSSEKMRSEGLSAWYGGKQALDGVSLGIASHAITAIIGPSGCGKSTYVRCLNRMHELVPGAKTEGHVFLDRNDIYGPKVDPVLIRRRIGMVFQKPNPFPTMSIYDNVAAGLKLTGARKGKDLDEVVRRSLELAGLWDEVRDDLDKPGTSISGGQQQRLCIARAIALEPEVILMDEPCSALDPVATAKIEGLMTSLKSRYTVVVVTHNMQQASRVADYTAFLYLGKLIEYDDTPKIFENPKEELTERYITGKFG
- a CDS encoding MFS transporter, giving the protein MESARAGRNGPSLLYAAKGSRVFVSGLMSVSIPAYLQAIGSGGLFVGVALAAILAGNAASNIVLNFLRGKAPTKKILQGFSGLMVIAGVILAWTASPWAILLACFMGNVSTTGTEAGPFQSAEAGILPELVPEGKIVRAFGRYNFVGYLAAAFGTSSLSVPGLLGGSLWAFRALFLAFAGAGALLLVIYATLAWPKEEPAARELSKEAKGQIVRLSAFFSVDAFGGAFVSQYLLSYWFFVVYGVPLTGLAAIFFVSSLISAASTYGAALIAERIGNLRTMVFTHIPSGVLLLLTPLAGSLVGSVAVLFLRQSLSQMDVPTRQALMAEMFEKDDRVQAYAATNVVRSLGTFGGGPVATGLIALGAYSGLLYAGGLTKIGYDLAIYSAYRKKFR
- the eif1A gene encoding translation initiation factor eIF-1A, giving the protein MGKRKVLSESNLKELVMPQQGEILGRAIKMTGGDQVIVKCVDGETRQCRIRGKLKRRMWIREGDIVLIAPWDFDNRKADILWRYIKAHAEWLNTNGYLKNV
- a CDS encoding FAD-dependent oxidoreductase; protein product: MRSSRWKEYDLLVVGAGVLGVSIAYWLSSVYDCSIAVADSAGGVAAHTSSRNTGVVHRPFYLDPDRKKVFARSAAVSYPLWRKFSRESMLPWVETGTLEAAPTESGIAVLHKYLGWAEKNGMEEAETELLDGREVASLEPEVHCAAALHSKTDTSVDFGLMTRRLFDHCDRAGVDLLSTSRVERVSTGPTGRCLVSFSPAADSSGVSCRFLVNAGGAGALTLAHKEGLARDLSALYFRGDYWRVAGGFAKKVGRNVYTPPRHPAFPFLDPHLVVRADGTRQVGPNAVLVGGPYAYQGFGFRHAPSSLERPLGPKLRLAMNTEFLSLLAGEWRSSLSKDAMARRVRKFIPRLDTSLLEERGLAGVRGSVVSSRGFEPEAILVFGEESCHVLNYNSPGATGAPAFSAKVVKDLQSEGRLDGLRKRPRLTESPWSFDEVASSI
- a CDS encoding phosphate uptake regulator, PhoU produces the protein MTRLMDMGLERLNGLLLEMAALSENAVASSIEAYASGGKAGQVREQAQKLQGLHRQVSDLTMELIARFQPVASDLRFIKACFEISYGFHRFGRYALDIVEVLEMFGDLRKCDHEAVVKAAATTKEMIRMSVDAFAKRDVGLARRIPKLDDLVDESYRQHLRGVMDQKKDVRCALSASLILRYLERISDHATYIGESVDYIVTGIEPSA